From a single Methanofollis sp. W23 genomic region:
- a CDS encoding 6-hydroxymethylpterin diphosphokinase MptE-like protein, translating to MKFEEWEPLYEEILDYFAFDREDDEEAARVLAGLLPRDDLPALRALIEGETVTVCGNAPCLPDEIGEIEGKVLAADAAAEVLFGRGVRPDAVFTDLDGATDVLLEMNEAGTIVVVHAHGDNIPLVRHWTPRFGGPLVGTTQAAPFGHVHNFGGFSDGDRAAFAAHALGAAEVRLVGFDLDDPDVDPVKRGKLAWARRLLALLGHDL from the coding sequence ATGAAGTTTGAGGAGTGGGAGCCACTCTACGAGGAGATCCTGGACTACTTCGCCTTTGACCGGGAAGACGACGAGGAGGCGGCCAGGGTGCTCGCCGGCCTTCTCCCACGCGACGACCTCCCGGCGCTTCGTGCGCTCATCGAAGGAGAGACGGTCACGGTCTGCGGGAACGCCCCCTGTCTCCCCGACGAGATCGGGGAGATCGAAGGGAAGGTGCTCGCCGCCGACGCCGCCGCCGAGGTGCTCTTTGGCCGCGGGGTCAGGCCCGACGCCGTCTTCACCGACCTCGACGGGGCGACCGACGTGCTCCTCGAGATGAACGAGGCCGGGACCATCGTCGTCGTCCATGCCCACGGCGACAACATCCCGCTCGTCCGCCACTGGACGCCGCGGTTTGGCGGGCCCCTGGTCGGGACGACGCAGGCCGCACCCTTCGGGCATGTCCACAACTTCGGCGGGTTCTCTGACGGCGACCGCGCCGCCTTTGCGGCCCATGCCCTGGGGGCGGCCGAGGTGCGCCTGGTCGGGTTCGACCTCGACGACCCTGACGTCGACCCGGTCAAGCGCGGCAAACTGGCCTGGGCGCGCCGTCTCCTCGCCCTCCTTGGTCATGACCTCTGA
- a CDS encoding acyltransferase, translating to MRYFDEINILRAFAILAVIGIHVSAYFTKMSTINLLTTTYMAIDAFSHFAVPLFIAISGFVLYNKYSDSIDLKRFYKKRLKSTLPPYLIFSTFYLSMTYIGSIVLAKSVNLDIPHIIYRYATGGCFYHLWFFVLIIQLYLLYPIILWMYHSFESRGRVFELILATFLIGVIYRLCPIPDVDILGVDTPILRVATTFIGYLFYFILGMAVRSRYDELLLKSVSKTSLYCISIPLLCCTILGVFSYAREYFNFDIASVLPFAGQFWHGLTVAITPLYYVVIFALSLSISLHLLSSKPIGFTLLDKIGHYSFGIYLVHAFILYMLTLVFPMFGFDWNNWFYYPVIFCLTLILSYISVEIIQKIPYSTYIIGSTR from the coding sequence ATGCGATACTTTGATGAGATTAATATTTTGAGGGCTTTTGCAATCTTGGCTGTGATCGGCATCCATGTTTCAGCATATTTCACAAAGATGAGTACCATCAATTTACTGACAACAACATATATGGCGATCGACGCATTCTCTCACTTCGCTGTCCCCCTCTTCATAGCCATCTCAGGCTTTGTCCTGTACAACAAATATTCTGATTCAATAGACCTCAAAAGATTTTATAAAAAAAGGCTGAAGTCCACTCTCCCACCATATCTCATCTTCTCTACCTTTTACTTGAGTATGACATATATCGGTTCAATCGTGCTCGCAAAATCAGTCAACCTCGACATCCCGCATATCATCTACCGATACGCAACAGGGGGATGTTTTTACCATCTCTGGTTTTTTGTCCTGATCATCCAGCTCTATCTCCTCTACCCCATCATACTCTGGATGTACCATTCATTTGAATCGAGAGGAAGAGTTTTCGAACTCATCCTTGCGACCTTCCTCATCGGAGTGATCTACAGATTATGCCCTATCCCGGATGTAGACATTCTCGGAGTTGACACACCCATACTGAGGGTTGCCACCACGTTCATAGGATATCTCTTTTATTTTATACTTGGAATGGCCGTCCGAAGCAGATATGATGAATTGCTTTTGAAATCTGTGTCTAAAACATCCTTGTACTGCATTTCAATCCCTTTGCTCTGCTGCACAATCCTTGGTGTCTTCAGTTACGCCCGGGAATACTTTAACTTTGACATAGCCTCAGTCCTACCATTTGCAGGACAATTCTGGCATGGGCTTACCGTTGCGATAACTCCCTTGTATTATGTGGTTATCTTTGCCCTCAGTCTCAGCATCTCCCTGCACCTTCTCTCCAGTAAACCAATAGGATTCACATTGCTGGACAAAATCGGCCACTACTCCTTTGGGATCTACCTGGTCCATGCATTTATTCTGTATATGCTCACTCTGGTATTCCCGATGTTTGGGTTTGACTGGAACAACTGGTTCTACTACCCCGTGATATTTTGTTTGACTCTTATTCTGAGTTATATCTCTGTGGAGATCATCCAGAAGATCCCCTACAGCACATACATCATCGGAAGCACCAGATAG
- a CDS encoding YIP1 family protein: MNPVESFRNTQGDDLGEVLIYFVAILAVNAVLIGLMTMVGFGLSYADIAGMENLPGSEAVSSVGAGIEAIVGTCVGEIVGLGVIALLVHILVALLVGGNGIEATVRALAYASTPSMLFGWIPVLGPLATLWTVVLAVVGIRECHETTTGRAAVAVFLPVVVLFGLFIVFVVMIAAVAVAAGAMA; this comes from the coding sequence ATGAATCCGGTAGAGAGTTTCAGGAATACACAAGGTGACGACCTCGGCGAGGTGCTCATATATTTCGTCGCCATCCTCGCGGTGAACGCCGTCCTCATCGGACTCATGACGATGGTAGGGTTCGGGTTGTCGTACGCCGATATCGCCGGCATGGAGAACCTGCCCGGGTCGGAGGCGGTCTCCAGCGTCGGCGCCGGTATTGAGGCAATCGTCGGGACATGTGTCGGCGAGATCGTCGGCCTCGGCGTCATCGCCCTCCTCGTCCACATCCTTGTCGCTCTCCTCGTCGGCGGGAACGGCATCGAAGCGACGGTCAGGGCCCTGGCGTACGCCTCCACCCCCAGCATGCTCTTCGGGTGGATCCCGGTTCTTGGTCCCCTTGCAACGCTCTGGACGGTGGTCCTCGCGGTCGTCGGGATCAGGGAGTGCCACGAGACCACGACCGGGCGGGCGGCGGTCGCGGTCTTTCTGCCGGTGGTCGTCCTCTTCGGGCTCTTCATCGTTTTCGTGGTGATGATCGCCGCGGTGGCGGTCGCCGCCGGTGCGATGGCCTGA
- a CDS encoding acyltransferase gives MRYFDEITILRALAVLAVIAIHVSTYFMEMDSLTLLTTLGMAVGIFSHFAVPLFIFISGFVLYHTYPGALDLRRFYQKRLASVLPPYLIFSTFYLAFSTACALILSRAISLDLPQVLYHYATGGCFFHLWFFVLIIQLYLLYPLIVRAYNACAARGRTPALLAAVFLLGVVYTLSPLPEIPHLGVATVCVGYLFYFVLGMAARNRYDEFVKRPVSRTTLYGLSLALPYGTLLGLLNCAPTYFPSFEITQIYPVTGAYWHVLTATLTPLYYVIIFLLCLALALHFVSHRSKVSAVLEKIGRYSFGIYLVHAFILCTIVPVFTRLGFDWNDWLFYPVTFVLTLVLSYLAVEVIRRVPYSTYLIGSTR, from the coding sequence ATGCGATACTTCGACGAGATCACGATATTACGAGCCCTGGCGGTCCTCGCCGTCATCGCCATCCATGTCTCGACCTACTTTATGGAGATGGACTCTCTCACCCTGCTGACGACGCTCGGGATGGCGGTCGGGATCTTCTCCCACTTTGCGGTCCCGCTCTTCATCTTCATCTCGGGTTTTGTCCTGTACCACACATATCCGGGTGCCCTCGACCTCAGACGCTTCTATCAAAAACGACTGGCATCCGTCCTCCCCCCGTACCTCATCTTCTCCACATTCTACCTCGCCTTCTCCACGGCCTGTGCCCTCATCCTCTCGCGGGCAATCAGCCTCGACCTCCCCCAGGTCCTCTACCACTACGCCACCGGGGGGTGCTTCTTCCATCTCTGGTTCTTCGTGCTGATCATCCAACTCTACCTCCTCTATCCCCTCATCGTCCGGGCCTACAACGCCTGTGCGGCGCGAGGGCGCACCCCCGCACTCCTCGCCGCAGTCTTCCTCCTCGGCGTCGTCTACACCCTCTCTCCTCTCCCCGAGATCCCTCACCTCGGCGTGGCCACGGTCTGTGTCGGCTACCTCTTCTACTTCGTCCTCGGCATGGCCGCCAGGAACAGATACGACGAATTCGTCAAGAGACCGGTCTCGCGCACCACCCTCTACGGCCTCAGCCTCGCCCTCCCCTACGGCACCCTCCTCGGCCTCCTCAACTGCGCCCCGACCTACTTCCCCTCCTTTGAGATCACCCAGATCTATCCGGTGACCGGCGCGTACTGGCATGTCCTCACGGCGACGCTCACGCCATTGTACTACGTGATCATCTTCCTCCTCTGCCTCGCGCTCGCCCTGCACTTCGTCTCCCACCGCTCGAAGGTCTCGGCCGTGCTGGAAAAGATCGGCCGCTATTCCTTCGGGATCTACCTGGTCCATGCCTTCATCTTGTGCACGATCGTCCCGGTCTTCACAAGGCTCGGGTTTGACTGGAATGACTGGCTCTTCTATCCGGTGACCTTTGTCCTGACGCTCGTGCTGAGTTATCTTGCGGTCGAGGTCATCAGGAGGGTTCCCTATAGCACCTATCTCATCGGGAGCACCAGGTAA
- a CDS encoding DHH family phosphoesterase, protein MADAAQPGSAGKIKYLICGCGSMGYNIVEELLKETDSILILDRDEKRVEDLRDQKYEAIVRELTAPETLDDLPDPEVVFVLTNDKDANLAVVKNAEAKYPGAHLIARATDPVSKDMLASAGADVVLYPQEVVAKSAVHHIRRLSASRIARKLYTLLGSWQGTLGIVAHTNPDPDSVSSAMALAAIAHEASGGALETRILYDGNVGHQENRAFVNLLDITMETITPENLAECDHLALVDSSAPGANNALEPETRVNIIIDHHKNGSHDLSAVEFVDIRPRMGATASIMTQYLQELDIPVGKKVATALLYGIRADTRDFRRNITPQDLNYAAFLLPLTDKEILDKIMSPAVSQETLDVLGNAIKGREVVSGYLFTNVGYLRNRDAVPQAADILINLEGVNTAIVYGITDTHIIISARNRDIRIHIGKVLEEAFAGIGDGGGHANMAAAAIPLNYFSLVKEKEDLLELVIDPILTKFRRIVGLEDEAKHEV, encoded by the coding sequence ATGGCCGATGCAGCTCAGCCCGGGTCGGCCGGGAAGATAAAATACCTCATCTGCGGCTGCGGGAGCATGGGATACAATATCGTCGAGGAACTCCTCAAAGAGACCGACTCGATACTGATCCTCGATCGAGACGAGAAACGTGTCGAAGATCTCCGCGACCAGAAATATGAAGCAATTGTCCGCGAACTTACGGCGCCGGAGACGCTCGACGACCTCCCCGACCCTGAAGTGGTCTTTGTACTCACCAACGACAAAGACGCCAACCTCGCAGTGGTCAAGAACGCAGAGGCCAAATACCCTGGGGCGCACCTCATCGCCCGCGCCACCGACCCGGTGAGCAAGGATATGCTTGCCAGCGCCGGTGCCGACGTCGTCCTCTACCCTCAGGAAGTCGTGGCCAAAAGCGCCGTTCACCACATCAGGAGACTTTCAGCATCCAGGATTGCACGGAAACTCTACACTCTACTCGGATCATGGCAGGGCACCCTCGGGATCGTCGCCCATACCAACCCTGACCCTGACTCGGTCTCGAGCGCCATGGCGCTTGCGGCGATCGCCCACGAGGCGAGCGGCGGCGCCCTGGAGACCAGGATCCTCTACGACGGGAACGTGGGCCACCAGGAGAACCGCGCCTTCGTCAACCTCCTGGACATCACCATGGAGACGATCACCCCTGAGAACCTGGCCGAATGCGACCACCTTGCGCTCGTCGACTCCTCGGCGCCAGGGGCGAACAATGCCCTTGAACCAGAGACGCGGGTCAACATCATCATCGACCACCACAAGAACGGGTCCCACGACCTCAGCGCCGTGGAGTTCGTCGACATCAGACCGCGCATGGGGGCGACGGCGAGCATCATGACCCAGTACCTCCAGGAACTCGACATCCCGGTGGGCAAGAAGGTGGCGACCGCCCTGCTGTACGGGATTCGGGCCGACACCAGGGACTTCAGGCGCAACATCACGCCCCAGGACCTCAACTACGCCGCCTTCCTCCTCCCGCTCACCGACAAGGAGATCCTGGACAAGATCATGTCGCCGGCGGTCTCGCAGGAGACTCTCGACGTGCTCGGGAACGCGATCAAGGGGCGGGAAGTCGTTTCAGGGTATCTCTTCACGAACGTGGGCTACCTGCGCAACCGCGACGCCGTCCCGCAGGCCGCCGACATCCTCATCAACCTCGAGGGCGTGAACACCGCGATCGTCTACGGGATCACCGACACCCATATCATCATCTCGGCGCGCAACCGCGACATCAGGATCCATATCGGCAAGGTGCTCGAGGAGGCCTTTGCCGGGATCGGGGACGGCGGTGGGCATGCCAACATGGCGGCGGCGGCCATCCCGCTCAACTATTTCTCGCTGGTCAAGGAGAAGGAAGACCTCCTCGAACTGGTCATCGACCCCATCCTCACGAAGTTCAGGCGGATCGTGGGGCTGGAAGACGAGGCGAAGCATGAAGTTTGA
- a CDS encoding YIP1 family protein: protein MNPVDTFQATKDDDLGEVITYFVVLLLINAVLSGLLMMVGVGAFADVPGMGAGIGVATVIVAIIAVIVAGIIGIFIAGLILHLFVLLLIGGNGVGQSIKAMAYGATPGMLLGWIPIVNLLAGLWSVVLYILGVRELHETTTGRAAAAVLLPVIIIFILGFVLLAAVVAYFSFAPVA from the coding sequence ATGAACCCGGTAGATACCTTCCAAGCCACAAAAGACGACGACCTTGGTGAGGTGATCACGTATTTCGTCGTCCTCCTCCTCATCAACGCCGTCCTCAGCGGACTGCTGATGATGGTCGGGGTTGGGGCTTTCGCCGACGTACCCGGGATGGGGGCCGGAATCGGCGTCGCTACCGTGATCGTGGCGATCATCGCGGTGATCGTCGCCGGCATCATCGGCATCTTCATCGCCGGGCTGATCCTCCACCTCTTTGTCCTCCTCCTCATCGGCGGGAACGGCGTCGGGCAGAGCATCAAGGCCATGGCATATGGCGCCACCCCCGGCATGCTCCTTGGCTGGATCCCGATCGTCAATCTCCTTGCAGGGCTCTGGTCGGTGGTCCTCTATATCCTCGGGGTCAGGGAACTCCACGAGACCACGACCGGACGGGCTGCGGCCGCCGTCCTCCTGCCGGTGATCATCATCTTTATCCTGGGATTTGTTCTCCTGGCGGCGGTCGTCGCCTACTTTTCGTTCGCCCCGGTGGCCTGA
- a CDS encoding radical SAM protein: MTSEAFILDGYVDEPACFGVPPYISPYIRYCAGVLRDHGYAVRYTTIDAVREDPTILLAAGKAALLLVIAGVTVPGKYLAGTPATLTELSQIGTLLRGPTTVIGGPIGFGYAPQGGAKAVEAAVAGFDHLLRGSPASALDALLSGGEPEGTSTYAEIDRWSVLGAGVVAAHPMFPRVMVELETAQGCARAACGGCSFCTEPFYGLPRYRSVSGLAAEVAALHEAGARHFRLGRQPDLLAYGTSGEAEFPRPRPDLIEALFTKVRAAAPDLLTLHIDNVNPGTIAHHEEASRAALQAVVAGHTPGDVAAFGMETADPAVIAANNLKALPDAVLRAIEIVNEVGGARRNGVPDLLPGLNFVCGLAGETPATYELNRAFLQRVLDAGLMVRRVNIRQLMPFAGTRAYEEHTLGQHAREFRGFKEWVHTHFDLPMLRRVFPAGTLLRDVGVEKPGKTSFGRQMGSYPILVGLPLEVAAGTALDAVVVGWGHRSITALPTPIPVNTLPHTALRWIPGLGKKRVATVIAKRPFKDLASFRKVAGETGVEAYLVFE, translated from the coding sequence ATGACCTCTGAGGCATTTATTCTGGACGGGTATGTGGACGAGCCGGCCTGTTTCGGCGTCCCGCCCTATATTTCTCCGTATATTCGCTACTGCGCCGGGGTGCTCAGGGACCACGGGTATGCGGTCCGCTACACCACCATCGACGCCGTGCGCGAGGACCCGACGATCCTCCTTGCCGCCGGCAAGGCCGCCCTCCTGCTCGTCATCGCCGGGGTCACGGTGCCTGGCAAATATCTTGCCGGTACGCCCGCGACCCTCACCGAACTCTCCCAGATCGGGACGCTCCTGCGCGGCCCGACGACGGTGATCGGCGGGCCGATCGGGTTTGGGTATGCCCCGCAGGGCGGGGCGAAGGCGGTCGAGGCGGCGGTCGCAGGGTTCGACCATCTGCTCAGGGGCTCGCCGGCGTCCGCCCTCGACGCCCTCCTCTCTGGCGGCGAACCTGAGGGGACGTCGACCTATGCCGAGATCGACCGCTGGAGCGTGCTCGGCGCCGGGGTGGTGGCCGCCCACCCGATGTTCCCGCGGGTGATGGTCGAACTCGAGACCGCCCAGGGGTGTGCCCGTGCGGCATGCGGCGGGTGCTCGTTCTGCACCGAACCCTTCTACGGCCTCCCGCGCTACCGCTCGGTCTCAGGGCTTGCCGCCGAGGTGGCGGCCCTCCACGAGGCCGGGGCCCGCCACTTCAGGCTCGGCCGACAGCCCGACCTCCTCGCCTATGGGACGAGCGGCGAGGCCGAGTTCCCGCGGCCGCGCCCCGACCTCATCGAGGCGCTCTTCACGAAGGTGCGGGCGGCGGCGCCAGACCTTCTGACGCTTCACATCGACAATGTCAATCCTGGCACCATCGCCCACCACGAGGAGGCGAGCCGCGCCGCCCTCCAGGCGGTCGTCGCCGGCCACACCCCAGGCGACGTCGCCGCCTTCGGGATGGAGACCGCCGACCCGGCGGTGATCGCGGCAAACAACCTCAAGGCCCTGCCCGACGCCGTCCTGCGGGCCATCGAGATCGTCAACGAGGTCGGCGGCGCACGCAGGAACGGGGTGCCCGACCTCCTGCCAGGGCTCAACTTCGTCTGCGGGCTTGCCGGCGAGACCCCGGCGACCTACGAGTTGAACCGCGCCTTCCTCCAGCGGGTGCTCGACGCCGGACTCATGGTCCGCCGGGTGAACATCAGGCAACTGATGCCCTTTGCCGGGACCAGGGCCTACGAGGAGCACACTCTGGGCCAGCATGCCCGCGAGTTCCGGGGGTTCAAGGAGTGGGTGCACACGCACTTCGACCTCCCCATGCTCAGGCGGGTCTTCCCGGCCGGCACCCTGCTCAGGGACGTCGGGGTCGAGAAGCCGGGCAAGACAAGTTTCGGGCGGCAGATGGGGTCGTACCCGATCCTGGTCGGCCTCCCGCTCGAGGTCGCCGCCGGCACCGCCCTCGACGCCGTCGTCGTCGGCTGGGGCCACCGTTCCATCACCGCTCTTCCGACGCCGATTCCGGTCAACACCCTCCCGCACACCGCCCTCCGCTGGATACCCGGGCTCGGGAAGAAGCGGGTGGCGACGGTGATCGCCAAACGGCCCTTCAAAGACCTTGCAAGTTTCAGGAAGGTCGCCGGGGAGACCGGGGTCGAGGCCTACCTCGTCTTCGAGTGA
- a CDS encoding ABC transporter ATP-binding protein gives MIAAHDLVKEYGTFRALDGVSFDLEDGEVLGVVGHNGAGKTTLLKILSGLSLPTGGGLLVNGADVLADPSALKQTLGYLPEESRLYETMKVYEYLTFFGEIYGLDRATVRARGSRLLDSLSLDAGEKKIGELSKGMRRKVAIARSLIHDPSFLVYDEPTSGLDPMTGRFIGEFLKGLGEEGKTIVLSAHNLYQVEAICDRVMILRRGRIEAFGTMAELRERFGSLTYAIFFTVPDPGLLDPELSYSKAEGVYLAEAGDIEGMHAVTAAVTAAGGRVERVESRYPSLEEMLVAVGR, from the coding sequence GAATACGGGACCTTCCGCGCCCTTGACGGCGTGAGTTTTGACCTGGAGGACGGCGAGGTGCTCGGGGTGGTCGGGCACAACGGGGCCGGGAAGACGACGCTCCTCAAGATCCTCTCAGGGCTTTCGCTCCCGACGGGCGGGGGGCTTCTGGTGAATGGGGCGGATGTCCTTGCCGATCCGTCGGCGCTCAAGCAGACGCTGGGTTATCTGCCCGAGGAGTCGCGGCTCTACGAGACGATGAAGGTCTATGAGTATCTCACGTTCTTCGGCGAGATCTATGGGCTGGACCGGGCGACGGTGCGGGCGCGGGGGAGTCGTCTTCTCGATTCGCTCTCGCTCGACGCGGGCGAGAAGAAGATCGGGGAGCTCTCGAAGGGGATGCGCCGCAAGGTCGCGATCGCACGTTCGCTCATCCACGACCCGTCCTTCCTGGTCTATGACGAGCCGACTTCAGGGCTTGACCCGATGACCGGGCGGTTCATCGGCGAGTTTCTCAAGGGCCTTGGGGAGGAGGGCAAGACGATCGTCCTCTCGGCCCACAACCTCTATCAGGTCGAGGCGATCTGCGACCGGGTGATGATCCTGCGGCGGGGCCGGATCGAGGCCTTCGGGACGATGGCGGAGTTGCGGGAGCGGTTCGGGTCGCTCACCTATGCGATCTTTTTCACGGTGCCCGACCCCGGGCTCCTCGATCCCGAGCTTTCCTACTCGAAGGCCGAGGGGGTGTACCTGGCCGAGGCCGGGGATATCGAGGGGATGCACGCGGTCACGGCGGCGGTGACGGCGGCCGGCGGGCGGGTGGAGCGGGTCGAGTCGAGGTACCCGTCGCTGGAGGAGATGCTGGTGGCGGTGGGGAGGTAG